One region of Niallia sp. Man26 genomic DNA includes:
- the nagB gene encoding glucosamine-6-phosphate deaminase, whose translation MKWIEVDNYEKMSAQAADAIIRLVKEKPDAILGLATGGTPAGTYKRLAEDFKQNKTSYENIKTVNLDEYVGLEANSEQSYSYYMDKHLFDHIDIKRENVHLPKAETPPYEQDAAEYEELIDKLGGVDLQILGIGENGHIGFNEPGTSFTSKTSVVELDESTREANARYFENRDDVPTHAISMGISTIMKSRKIILLASGSKKAPILYNLFQTEVTEDIPASILKQHPDVTIIADSEALAILKDKEGSVYR comes from the coding sequence ATGAAATGGATCGAAGTAGATAACTATGAAAAAATGAGTGCGCAGGCAGCAGATGCCATCATCAGACTTGTGAAGGAAAAGCCTGATGCTATTCTTGGTTTGGCAACTGGCGGAACACCTGCTGGGACATATAAACGTCTTGCAGAAGACTTTAAGCAAAACAAAACATCCTATGAAAACATCAAAACTGTTAACTTAGACGAATATGTGGGCTTAGAGGCAAATAGTGAACAAAGCTATTCCTATTATATGGATAAGCATCTGTTTGATCATATTGACATTAAAAGAGAAAATGTTCATCTTCCAAAGGCGGAAACACCGCCATATGAACAAGATGCCGCAGAATATGAGGAGCTGATCGACAAATTAGGAGGAGTGGACTTACAAATTCTTGGTATTGGCGAAAATGGCCATATTGGCTTCAATGAGCCGGGCACATCATTTACCTCGAAGACAAGTGTTGTCGAATTGGATGAGTCAACAAGAGAGGCAAATGCAAGATACTTTGAAAATCGCGATGACGTACCGACACATGCGATTTCTATGGGGATCTCTACCATCATGAAAAGCAGAAAAATTATTTTGCTCGCTTCAGGCAGCAAAAAAGCGCCGATCTTATATAATCTTTTCCAAACAGAGGTGACAGAGGATATTCCTGCATCTATTCTGAAGCAGCATCCAGATGTAACAATAATTGCAGACAGTGAAGCTTTGGCAATTTTGAAGGATAAAGAAGGAAGTGTGTATCGTTGA
- a CDS encoding GntR family transcriptional regulator produces the protein MIIKDSHIPIYFQLETEIKELVKGLNPGDPISSEREFAEKYDISRMTVRQAINNLVNEGILVRKRGKGTFVAAQKVEQPLSGLTSFSEDMRSRGMKPQTKILSFQQISSDKNIAAKLKIEENMPVYEVSRLRLADESPMALEVSYLPAHIITDLTEKTIHASLYDYIEKELQLTISHASQTLESSLAQGNECNLLKIEEGDPVLLIERYSYLENGAAFEYVKSIYRGDRYKFVIDMKR, from the coding sequence TTGATTATTAAGGATTCCCATATTCCAATCTATTTTCAGCTGGAAACGGAAATAAAGGAGCTTGTAAAGGGCTTAAATCCTGGGGACCCAATTAGTTCTGAAAGAGAATTTGCAGAGAAATATGACATCAGCAGAATGACTGTCCGTCAAGCTATCAATAATCTTGTCAATGAAGGTATTTTAGTTAGAAAGAGAGGCAAAGGAACCTTCGTTGCAGCACAGAAGGTAGAGCAGCCTCTTTCCGGCTTGACGAGTTTTTCAGAGGATATGCGTTCAAGGGGGATGAAGCCGCAGACGAAAATCCTTTCTTTTCAACAAATCAGTTCTGACAAAAATATTGCTGCAAAGCTGAAAATAGAAGAAAACATGCCGGTATATGAAGTGAGCCGTCTAAGGCTAGCAGATGAAAGTCCAATGGCGCTGGAGGTTTCTTATTTACCGGCCCATATTATCACTGACCTGACCGAAAAAACCATTCACGCCTCCCTTTATGATTATATTGAAAAGGAGCTGCAGCTTACAATCAGCCATGCATCACAAACGCTGGAGTCATCCCTTGCTCAAGGAAATGAATGCAATTTATTAAAAATTGAGGAAGGCGATCCTGTGCTGCTTATTGAACGCTACAGCTATTTGGAAAATGGAGCGGCCTTTGAGTATGTTAAATCCATTTACAGAGGAGACCGCTATAAATTTGTCATCGATATGAAGAGGTGA
- the murQ gene encoding N-acetylmuramic acid 6-phosphate etherase: protein MSELRGTEQRNPHSLHLDEWSTLEIVQFMNKEDEGVAQAVRGALAEISLAVDGIADRWKRGGRCFVVGAGTSGRLAVVDAVELVPTFSIAQNRWVPLLAGGYEAMWNSLEETEDDDNWIIAALNSHSLAKDDVVIGVTASGSTPFVLAAAKLAAQVGAMTIGISNNEQTVLSSICEIGIEAPTGPEVIRGSTRLKAGTAQKMILNMLSTATMTKLGKVYQNEMADMKLINKKLVDRAVQMLINITDTTEEEARAALMSADLNLKSAAFLILTGAAAEEAAEFLTQSEGHLKKAIQLYFQDVKEGRA from the coding sequence ATGAGCGAATTAAGAGGAACAGAGCAGCGCAATCCACACAGTCTTCATTTAGATGAATGGTCAACACTAGAGATTGTTCAATTTATGAACAAGGAGGATGAAGGAGTTGCTCAGGCAGTCCGTGGAGCACTGGCAGAAATTAGCCTTGCCGTCGATGGGATTGCTGACAGATGGAAGCGCGGCGGCAGATGCTTTGTTGTTGGGGCAGGGACGAGTGGCAGACTGGCGGTAGTTGATGCAGTAGAGCTAGTTCCGACGTTTTCAATCGCGCAAAACAGATGGGTGCCTCTCCTTGCTGGCGGATATGAAGCAATGTGGAATTCCCTTGAAGAAACAGAGGATGATGATAACTGGATTATTGCTGCACTGAACAGCCACTCTCTTGCAAAGGACGATGTGGTGATAGGGGTAACAGCCAGCGGGTCAACACCTTTCGTTCTCGCTGCTGCAAAACTTGCAGCTCAAGTCGGTGCGATGACAATTGGAATCAGCAACAATGAACAAACTGTTTTATCCTCTATATGCGAAATCGGGATAGAGGCGCCAACAGGACCTGAAGTGATTAGGGGATCAACAAGGCTGAAGGCAGGCACAGCTCAAAAAATGATTTTGAATATGCTGTCAACAGCAACGATGACAAAGCTCGGCAAAGTATATCAAAATGAAATGGCAGACATGAAACTGATTAACAAAAAGCTTGTGGACAGAGCTGTGCAGATGCTGATTAACATAACAGATACAACAGAGGAAGAGGCGCGGGCTGCTCTTATGAGTGCAGACCTTAACTTGAAATCAGCAGCATTTTTGATTCTGACAGGTGCAGCAGCTGAGGAAGCAGCGGAATTCTTAACACAATCAGAGGGGCATTTAAAAAAAGCGATTCAGCTTTATTTCCAGGACGTAAAGGAGGGGAGGGCTTAA
- the nagE gene encoding N-acetylglucosamine-specific PTS transporter subunit IIBC: MKAYLQKLGRALMLPVAVLPAAAILMGIGYAIDPSGWGADSPTAAFLIKAGSSILDNIPYLFAVGVALGLSKDKDGSAALSGLVAFLVIKTLLSTNSVAMLQGVNPEDVNIAFTKIENAFIGMLSGIVASIMYNRFSKTQLPAAFAFFSGKRLVPILSAVSMLVVAVILLFLWPAIYSGLVSFGTQISKLGAIGAGLYGFFNRLLIPTGLHHALNAVFWFDLAGINDIGNFWAGKGEKGVTGMYQAGFFPVMMFGLPAAALAMYHTAKTKRKKQVASLMLAAGIAAFVTGVTEPIEFAFMFAAPGLYLVHAVLTGFSLAIASFFHWTAGFSFSGGLIDFILSSRLPLANQPYMLIVQGLVFAVIYYTLFRFLITKFNLTTPGREEETAEEAAVTTQTGDNKFAAMASQIYEGLGGDENVASVDNCVTRLRIEVKDMNAVNQNKIKATGVPGINIVGPTSIQVIVGTQVQFVADEIEKIRHED, encoded by the coding sequence ATGAAAGCTTATTTGCAAAAACTTGGTCGAGCTTTAATGCTGCCTGTAGCTGTATTGCCAGCGGCAGCGATTTTAATGGGGATAGGTTATGCAATCGACCCTTCTGGATGGGGAGCAGACAGTCCAACAGCAGCTTTTCTAATAAAGGCTGGTTCTTCCATTCTTGACAATATTCCATATTTATTTGCAGTTGGGGTTGCATTAGGATTATCTAAGGATAAGGATGGATCTGCTGCGTTAAGCGGTTTAGTAGCATTTCTAGTTATTAAGACATTGTTATCCACAAATTCCGTTGCGATGCTTCAAGGAGTTAATCCAGAAGATGTGAATATTGCCTTTACAAAAATTGAAAATGCCTTTATTGGGATGCTTTCTGGTATAGTCGCATCGATTATGTATAATCGCTTCAGCAAAACACAGCTTCCAGCCGCATTTGCATTTTTCAGCGGCAAAAGGCTTGTTCCAATTCTAAGTGCTGTCAGTATGCTTGTAGTTGCTGTTATCTTATTATTCTTATGGCCGGCTATCTACAGCGGATTAGTATCATTTGGAACACAAATCAGTAAGCTAGGAGCAATCGGAGCAGGTTTATATGGTTTCTTCAACAGACTGCTTATCCCGACAGGTCTCCATCATGCGCTGAATGCCGTATTCTGGTTTGACTTAGCAGGTATTAATGATATCGGGAACTTCTGGGCTGGCAAAGGGGAAAAAGGTGTGACCGGTATGTATCAAGCAGGCTTCTTCCCTGTTATGATGTTCGGATTGCCAGCAGCTGCTTTGGCAATGTACCATACAGCTAAGACGAAAAGAAAGAAGCAAGTCGCATCCCTTATGCTTGCAGCAGGAATTGCGGCATTCGTAACAGGTGTAACAGAGCCAATTGAATTTGCCTTTATGTTTGCAGCACCTGGATTGTATTTAGTTCATGCCGTGCTTACTGGTTTCTCACTGGCAATCGCGTCCTTCTTCCATTGGACGGCCGGGTTCTCCTTCAGCGGTGGCTTAATTGATTTTATTTTAAGCTCACGGCTGCCTTTGGCAAACCAGCCGTATATGCTGATTGTTCAAGGGTTGGTTTTCGCCGTTATTTATTATACGCTGTTCCGCTTTTTAATCACGAAGTTTAACTTGACGACACCAGGACGTGAGGAAGAGACTGCTGAAGAAGCAGCGGTAACAACACAGACTGGTGATAACAAATTTGCTGCAATGGCTTCACAAATATACGAAGGTTTAGGCGGAGATGAAAATGTCGCTTCTGTCGATAACTGTGTAACAAGATTAAGAATTGAAGTGAAAGACATGAATGCAGTAAATCAGAATAAAATCAAAGCGACGGGAGTGCCGGGAATTAATATCGTCGGCCCAACTAGCATTCAAGTCATTGTCGGCACACAAGTGCAGTTTGTTGCAGATGAAATAGAGAAAATCAGACACGAAGACTAA
- a CDS encoding DUF2294 domain-containing protein, with translation MIIIDSNETKRLLSQIYNKVSKELFGAGTTLLKVTIDQNVITLQAKHPRASRSAALEGEVPSLKLEVDFHLSLLFKKKFRQQLEEQTGWNIEALLRDYDSFTQFAFTNIVLNTK, from the coding sequence GTGATTATCATAGATTCGAATGAAACGAAAAGATTACTTTCTCAAATCTATAATAAAGTATCAAAGGAATTGTTTGGTGCTGGTACCACATTGCTGAAAGTAACCATCGATCAAAACGTAATAACCTTGCAAGCCAAGCATCCGAGGGCTTCCCGATCAGCTGCACTGGAAGGGGAAGTGCCGAGCTTAAAGCTAGAGGTGGATTTCCATCTGTCTCTATTGTTTAAGAAAAAGTTCAGGCAGCAGCTTGAGGAACAAACAGGCTGGAATATTGAAGCTTTATTAAGAGATTACGATTCATTCACTCAATTTGCTTTTACAAATATCGTCTTAAATACTAAATAA
- a CDS encoding ABC transporter substrate-binding protein — MKKIVQAFAASSLLLLAACGSNDSGSNEGKEKLVVSTWGFNEDFFREEIYKPFEEENNVEIVLDTGNNADRLNKIKQGNSDVDVIFLSDYYAQQGIQDGLFETIDRENIPNVDKIYDVAKAPLGEEYGPAYTIAQFGIAYNPDESPIEITSWKDLWSADLKGKITIPSITSTTGPMMVDLASQVSGQETFNEDAAFTSLKEIMPSVVKEYGQTSEYVNMFAQGEIAAGPIMEMYFADLKEAVPNAEFVTPAEGGYAVMNTMNVIKGTDQKELSEKFINYILGQEAQEKSAKNKVDSPVNIDVELTEEEAEGLTYGEDLINSLHTMDMKFVNENLSKWIDRWNGELIQ, encoded by the coding sequence ATGAAAAAAATAGTTCAAGCATTTGCAGCATCATCTTTACTGTTATTGGCAGCTTGTGGTTCTAATGATTCAGGCAGCAACGAAGGAAAAGAGAAACTTGTTGTATCGACATGGGGCTTTAATGAAGACTTTTTCCGTGAAGAAATTTATAAGCCTTTTGAAGAGGAAAACAATGTAGAAATCGTTTTAGATACAGGCAATAATGCTGATCGTCTCAATAAAATCAAGCAAGGCAATTCAGATGTAGATGTTATTTTCTTATCAGACTACTATGCACAGCAAGGCATTCAAGATGGATTATTTGAGACGATTGACCGCGAGAATATTCCTAATGTTGACAAAATCTATGATGTAGCGAAAGCTCCGCTAGGGGAAGAATACGGACCAGCGTACACAATTGCTCAGTTTGGAATTGCTTATAACCCTGATGAGTCTCCAATTGAAATCACTTCTTGGAAGGATTTATGGAGTGCAGATTTAAAAGGGAAAATTACCATTCCAAGCATCACTTCTACAACAGGTCCGATGATGGTTGATTTAGCATCACAGGTGAGCGGTCAAGAAACATTTAACGAAGATGCAGCTTTCACATCCTTGAAAGAAATTATGCCAAGTGTTGTGAAGGAATACGGACAAACTTCTGAATATGTAAACATGTTTGCACAAGGCGAAATTGCAGCTGGACCAATTATGGAAATGTATTTTGCTGACTTGAAAGAAGCAGTTCCAAATGCAGAATTTGTAACACCGGCTGAAGGTGGTTATGCAGTAATGAACACAATGAATGTTATTAAAGGAACAGATCAAAAAGAGCTTTCTGAAAAATTCATCAACTACATTCTCGGTCAAGAAGCTCAAGAGAAATCAGCAAAAAATAAAGTGGATTCTCCTGTAAATATTGATGTTGAGCTGACAGAAGAGGAAGCTGAGGGACTAACATATGGAGAAGACTTGATTAACAGTCTTCACACAATGGATATGAAATTCGTTAATGAGAACTTGAGCAAGTGGATAGACCGCTGGAACGGTGAGCTTATTCAATAA
- a CDS encoding nucleoside hydrolase — protein sequence MPEKLILDVDTGIDDAIGILLAVKSKNFDLLGITTVSGNVSLNTATINTCKILDLLGSTEIPVVKGAESPLFRKPVFEHRIHGEDGLGGALKDIPVSNEISDGFAPDFIINSILSFSGEVTLICTGPLTNLALAVKKCPQITKHVKKVIFMGGVVRGVGNITPTAEFNAYVDPEAAKIVLQAGFPSIVQVGLDVTRKALLTRDHIQQLKDEKLASYLDESTSDYQQKYYSRYNVHACAMHDPLAVGIAINSKLVVTEKHYVDVETKSELCDGQFVCDFQNRLNKEPNLEVCLEVDTEAFFEMFIETLNSKN from the coding sequence ATGCCTGAAAAGCTGATACTTGATGTGGATACAGGGATTGATGACGCGATTGGCATTTTGCTCGCCGTTAAAAGCAAAAACTTTGACCTGTTAGGTATAACGACAGTGAGCGGAAACGTCTCCTTGAATACCGCGACTATTAATACATGCAAAATACTTGATTTGCTTGGTAGTACAGAAATACCGGTTGTTAAGGGAGCAGAGTCTCCCTTGTTTAGAAAGCCGGTTTTTGAACATCGTATTCATGGAGAGGATGGCCTTGGCGGAGCGTTAAAGGATATCCCTGTAAGCAATGAGATAAGCGATGGCTTTGCACCAGACTTCATAATCAATTCAATTTTAAGTTTTTCTGGAGAGGTTACCTTAATCTGTACCGGTCCTCTTACCAACTTGGCATTGGCTGTGAAAAAATGTCCTCAAATTACGAAGCATGTCAAAAAGGTGATTTTCATGGGCGGTGTAGTAAGAGGTGTCGGCAATATTACCCCAACAGCTGAGTTCAATGCTTATGTTGATCCAGAGGCTGCAAAGATTGTCCTTCAGGCTGGCTTTCCGTCCATTGTACAGGTTGGCTTGGATGTAACTAGAAAGGCATTGCTTACTAGAGATCATATTCAACAGTTGAAAGATGAAAAGCTTGCGAGCTATTTAGATGAAAGCACAAGCGATTATCAGCAAAAGTACTACTCCCGCTATAATGTGCATGCATGTGCCATGCACGACCCGTTAGCGGTCGGAATTGCCATTAACAGCAAGCTGGTGGTAACAGAGAAGCATTATGTGGATGTGGAAACAAAGAGTGAATTATGCGATGGTCAGTTTGTGTGTGATTTCCAAAACCGCTTGAACAAGGAGCCTAATTTAGAGGTATGTCTTGAAGTGGATACGGAAGCCTTTTTTGAAATGTTTATTGAAACTTTAAATTCTAAAAACTAA
- a CDS encoding ABC transporter permease, producing MKKRYLYLLLLPGLLFLTVFMVIPILSMIGTTFHDNGTISVKGYIDFFKDDYFIKILLTTLRVSLLTTLICILIGFPVSYYISKLQARKKAVFLLLTIFPLLTSPVVRSFSWMIIIGKNGVLNKILLGAGLIDQPLEILYTPTAIIIGLVHLFLPLVIVTLVGVMENIEMDLLQAAESLGASKLGVFLKIVVPLCVPGLVIGSILVFVGSFTAYTTPALLGGKQRVISTFLYQNAITLNDWKLASIVATIMIVVTFIIISIMNGVAKKLNPKG from the coding sequence ATGAAGAAAAGATATCTATACCTGTTGCTTCTACCAGGATTGCTGTTTTTAACTGTCTTTATGGTTATCCCAATCTTGTCGATGATTGGTACAACCTTTCATGATAATGGAACAATTAGTGTAAAAGGATATATCGATTTTTTTAAGGATGATTATTTCATCAAGATTTTACTGACTACCTTGCGTGTCAGCTTGTTGACGACGCTTATCTGTATCTTGATTGGCTTTCCGGTCTCTTATTATATTTCTAAACTTCAAGCTCGGAAAAAGGCAGTTTTCCTGCTGTTAACTATTTTTCCGTTGTTGACAAGCCCTGTTGTCCGCTCATTTAGCTGGATGATTATTATCGGGAAAAACGGAGTTCTGAACAAGATTTTACTAGGAGCCGGGCTTATCGACCAGCCGCTTGAAATTTTGTATACACCAACAGCTATTATTATTGGTTTAGTGCATTTATTCCTGCCTTTAGTAATTGTTACACTTGTTGGAGTAATGGAGAATATCGAAATGGATTTACTGCAGGCAGCAGAGAGTCTTGGGGCATCAAAACTCGGAGTCTTCTTGAAGATTGTTGTGCCGCTTTGTGTGCCAGGGCTGGTAATCGGCAGCATTCTCGTGTTTGTCGGCAGCTTTACAGCTTATACGACGCCAGCATTGCTAGGCGGAAAACAAAGGGTTATTTCGACGTTTTTATATCAAAATGCGATTACATTAAATGATTGGAAGCTAGCATCCATTGTAGCAACAATCATGATTGTGGTGACCTTTATTATTATTTCCATTATGAATGGAGTAGCAAAAAAACTTAATCCGAAGGGGTAG
- a CDS encoding ABC transporter permease, whose product MQEKNRGLALFTFLVFVFLLGPLLIISITSFEGGSILKFPPEEYSFKWYENIFQVEMFLSTFKTSILVSIAGNILALLLGVPAAYALSRFDFAGKGIINGIFVSPILIPGIVLGFSFLRYIVVAYELPIYTSLFIGHTVIMLPFVIRVISSSLTNFDFSIEEAALSLGASRIGTFFSIVVPNIKSGIIAAVMIAFLESFNNVDISVYMTGPGVSTFPIQMLLYVENYFDPTVAAISVLLMIITALFMFIVERLMGLSYFTKR is encoded by the coding sequence ATGCAGGAAAAGAATAGAGGGTTGGCCCTGTTTACCTTCCTCGTTTTTGTTTTTTTACTAGGGCCTTTGCTTATTATATCAATTACTTCATTTGAGGGCGGAAGCATCTTGAAGTTCCCTCCTGAAGAGTATTCGTTTAAATGGTATGAAAATATTTTTCAAGTAGAAATGTTCTTGAGCACATTCAAGACATCTATCCTTGTTTCCATTGCCGGAAATATTTTAGCATTATTACTTGGCGTGCCAGCTGCATATGCGTTAAGCAGATTTGACTTTGCGGGTAAGGGAATTATCAATGGGATTTTTGTTTCGCCAATTCTTATTCCGGGAATTGTGTTAGGTTTTTCCTTCTTACGTTATATTGTGGTTGCATATGAGCTGCCGATCTATACTTCCCTATTTATCGGTCATACTGTCATCATGCTGCCGTTTGTTATTCGTGTTATCTCGTCAAGCTTAACAAACTTTGATTTTTCGATAGAGGAAGCTGCACTTAGTTTAGGAGCAAGCAGAATTGGCACCTTTTTCTCGATAGTTGTCCCGAATATAAAATCAGGCATAATTGCAGCTGTAATGATTGCCTTCTTAGAGTCATTCAATAATGTTGATATCTCTGTTTACATGACAGGACCAGGTGTGAGCACATTCCCAATCCAGATGCTGTTGTATGTAGAGAACTACTTTGACCCTACTGTTGCAGCTATATCTGTACTGTTAATGATTATTACTGCATTGTTCATGTTTATAGTAGAACGATTAATGGGATTATCCTATTTTACAAAAAGATAG
- a CDS encoding ABC transporter ATP-binding protein, whose product MALFTLQDISVAYNKKEILKDFNLEIEKGQLVSLLGPSGCGKTTTLRLIAGFLQSNNGKFLFKDKDYTKVPVNKRNFGFVFQNYALFPHMTVADNIAFGLRLRKVPKAEAVKRVERMLEIVNLEGYGKRYPAELSGGQRQRVAIARALVIEPDILLFDEPLSNLDANLRVNMRVEIRRIQQELGITTVYVSHDQEECFSISDQVAIMNKGIIEQLSDPATIYKYPATKFVADFIGFKNFIEFDRREDKGDIVELYKNGSMFTVEKHSHMTPAKKVGAVRPDDFLLAEWNETQVLPSNGIPGKIKITTFLGRSYQYVVSTPIGEFTVNKEMTAPFNVGQVVVLIIPKDQMVLVE is encoded by the coding sequence GTGGCTTTGTTTACATTACAAGACATATCTGTAGCTTATAACAAAAAAGAAATTCTTAAGGATTTCAATCTTGAAATCGAAAAGGGGCAGCTTGTATCCCTGCTTGGACCAAGCGGCTGCGGCAAGACAACAACGCTTCGTCTAATTGCCGGTTTCCTGCAATCAAATAACGGGAAGTTCTTGTTTAAAGATAAAGATTATACAAAGGTTCCTGTTAACAAAAGAAACTTTGGGTTTGTGTTTCAAAACTATGCTTTGTTCCCCCATATGACTGTTGCTGATAATATTGCCTTCGGTCTTCGTTTGCGAAAGGTTCCGAAAGCAGAAGCTGTGAAGCGAGTAGAGCGCATGTTGGAAATCGTCAATCTAGAAGGATACGGTAAAAGATACCCTGCAGAGCTCTCAGGTGGACAAAGACAACGGGTCGCAATCGCAAGAGCACTTGTCATTGAACCGGATATTCTCCTTTTTGATGAACCATTAAGCAATCTCGATGCTAATTTGCGTGTCAATATGCGTGTTGAAATAAGAAGAATACAGCAAGAGCTTGGAATAACAACGGTATACGTTTCTCACGATCAAGAAGAATGCTTCTCTATTTCTGATCAAGTAGCCATCATGAATAAAGGCATCATCGAGCAATTGAGCGATCCTGCAACCATTTATAAATATCCTGCAACAAAATTTGTCGCTGATTTTATCGGCTTCAAAAACTTTATTGAGTTTGATAGAAGAGAAGATAAAGGGGATATAGTGGAGCTGTATAAGAATGGCAGTATGTTTACTGTTGAAAAACATTCCCATATGACGCCAGCTAAAAAGGTTGGAGCTGTCCGGCCAGATGACTTCCTGCTTGCAGAATGGAACGAAACACAAGTCCTTCCTTCTAATGGCATACCAGGAAAAATAAAGATTACAACATTCCTCGGCAGAAGCTATCAATATGTTGTCAGCACACCAATTGGTGAATTTACTGTTAATAAAGAGATGACAGCACCATTTAATGTCGGACAAGTTGTAGTCCTGATTATTCCAAAGGATCAGATGGTGCTTGTAGAGTAG
- a CDS encoding adenine deaminase C-terminal domain-containing protein — protein sequence MKVDMLIKEAMVFNSYFKQFTKANVAVKDGKFFYIGAKGSETFTAEKIIEAAGMYLVPGLIDIHLHIESTMVTPATFSYGLLKNGVTTIVPEPHEMANVFGIAGVKEMIKASKNCRLDMFYAIPSSVPATSMETTGGAIEIEDIEELLQTERIKCLGEIMNYYDVISKPGGKTNKILSYMSENYPELIIEGHVPKLLDLELQSLAFAGVTSDHTHQTVAGMKERIAIGMFLEIQEKSMTKEVIDYLIDQDVDEHFCFVTDDVMADSLQNRGHLNVLLKKAIAMGMSPEKAIYACTYTPAARMRMYDRGVIAPGKLADFLLISELESFHIQEVYKEGTKVYDETIPYVQEESSQAFPSSFYESVNLNKLDEDAFQVKLMKNDGKVKCRIMNVKNGSTFTEEKHDDLNIEAGMLQWEESEYGLLATFERYGKNGNSARGLIGGDVLKRGAVATTYSHDNHNLLVLGQNKEDMVIAANEVIKQQGGICCVHNGEILANVPLPVGGILSEEPLSIISKQVEQLTATLQALGYEHYNAIMSLSTLSLPVSPALKITDHGLIDVNKGMVVPLVVK from the coding sequence ATGAAAGTAGATATGCTTATTAAAGAAGCAATGGTTTTTAACAGCTATTTCAAACAGTTCACAAAAGCAAATGTCGCTGTTAAGGATGGCAAGTTCTTTTATATAGGTGCAAAAGGCAGTGAAACGTTTACGGCAGAGAAAATAATAGAAGCTGCTGGCATGTATCTTGTTCCAGGATTGATTGATATCCACCTCCATATTGAAAGCACGATGGTTACTCCAGCGACATTTTCATACGGTTTGCTAAAAAATGGGGTCACCACGATTGTACCTGAGCCTCATGAAATGGCAAACGTGTTTGGAATAGCAGGTGTAAAAGAGATGATCAAGGCAAGCAAGAACTGTCGTTTGGACATGTTCTATGCTATTCCAAGCTCGGTTCCTGCAACTAGTATGGAAACTACTGGCGGAGCAATTGAGATAGAAGATATCGAAGAATTGCTGCAGACAGAGAGAATAAAATGCCTTGGGGAAATCATGAATTATTATGATGTTATTTCCAAACCAGGCGGAAAAACAAACAAGATATTATCATATATGTCAGAGAATTATCCTGAGCTTATTATTGAAGGACATGTTCCAAAACTCCTTGATCTCGAATTACAGAGTCTGGCATTTGCAGGAGTTACATCCGATCATACCCATCAAACAGTAGCAGGGATGAAGGAGCGTATAGCAATAGGGATGTTCCTTGAAATTCAAGAAAAATCAATGACAAAAGAAGTTATAGATTATTTAATTGATCAAGATGTTGATGAGCATTTCTGTTTTGTGACAGATGATGTAATGGCAGATTCCCTGCAAAACAGAGGGCATTTAAATGTTCTCCTGAAAAAAGCTATCGCAATGGGCATGTCTCCTGAGAAAGCGATTTATGCTTGTACTTATACACCAGCTGCCCGCATGCGAATGTATGACAGAGGCGTAATTGCACCAGGCAAGCTCGCAGATTTTCTGCTAATTTCAGAGTTAGAAAGCTTTCATATCCAAGAAGTATATAAAGAAGGAACAAAGGTCTATGATGAGACAATTCCTTACGTACAGGAAGAAAGCAGCCAAGCATTTCCGAGCAGCTTCTACGAAAGTGTAAATCTAAACAAACTGGATGAAGATGCTTTTCAAGTGAAGCTTATGAAAAATGATGGCAAAGTAAAATGCCGAATAATGAATGTGAAAAACGGCTCTACCTTCACAGAAGAAAAACATGATGATTTAAATATAGAAGCGGGTATGCTGCAGTGGGAGGAAAGTGAATACGGACTTCTTGCTACATTTGAACGCTATGGCAAGAACGGCAATAGTGCAAGAGGGCTTATTGGCGGGGATGTCCTGAAAAGAGGTGCTGTTGCCACAACTTATTCACATGATAACCATAATCTCCTTGTCCTAGGTCAAAATAAAGAGGATATGGTGATAGCAGCGAATGAAGTAATAAAGCAGCAAGGAGGAATCTGCTGTGTTCATAATGGCGAAATTCTTGCAAATGTGCCGTTGCCTGTTGGCGGTATTCTTTCAGAAGAGCCTTTATCTATCATTTCTAAGCAGGTAGAACAATTAACAGCAACACTCCAAGCGCTTGGCTATGAACATTATAATGCGATTATGTCGTTAAGCACTTTATCGCTGCCAGTAAGTCCTGCATTAAAAATTACAGATCATGGCTTAATTGATGTTAATAAAGGGATGGTTGTTCCTTTAGTGGTTAAGTAA